Proteins from a genomic interval of Callospermophilus lateralis isolate mCalLat2 chromosome 1, mCalLat2.hap1, whole genome shotgun sequence:
- the Dcaf15 gene encoding DDB1- and CUL4-associated factor 15 isoform X1 — MAPSSKSERNSGAGSGGGGPGGAGGKRAAGRRREHVLKQLERVKISGQLSPRLFRKLPPRVCVSLKNIVDEDFLYAGHIFLGFSKCGRYVLSYTSSSGDDDFSFYIYHLYWWEFNVHSKLKLVRQVRLFQDEEIYSDLYLTVCEWPSDASKVIVFGFNTRSANGMLMNMMMMSDENHRDIYISTVAVPPRGRCTACQDASRAHPGDPSAQCLRHGFMLHTKYQVVYPFPTFQPAFQLKKDQVVLLNTSYSLVACAVSVHSAGDSSFCQILYDHTASPLAPPTHPGPRSPEVSPTLPSLSPETAPTRPSGAPEPSPAIAKAKEFVADIFRRAKEAKGGTSEETRPPPCPGPSASRCRPASDPPVPSGEAVPRDSPPAAEAPAPEPGYVNYTKLYYVLESGEGAEPEDEFEDDKISLPFVVTDLRGRNLRPMRERTAVQGQYLTVEQLTLDFEYVINEVIRHDATWGHQFCSFSDYDIVILEVCPETSQVLINIGLLLLAFPSPSEEGQLRPKTYHTSLKVAWDLNTGIFETVSVGDLTEVKGQTSGSVWSSYRKSCVDMVMKWLVPESSGRYVNRMTNEALHKGCSLKVLADSERYTWIVL, encoded by the exons ATGGCGCCCAGCTCGAAATCGGAGCGGAACAGCGGGGCCgggagcggcggcggcggccccGGGGGAGCCGGAGGAAAGCGGGCAGCGGGGCGGCGGCGGGAGCACGTCCTCAAGCAGTTGGAGCGGGTGAAG ATCAGCGGGCAGCTCTCCCCTCGCCTTTTCCGGAAGCTGCCACCCAGGGTCTGTGTGTCCCTCAAGAACATTGTGGATGAGGATTTTCTCTACGCAGG GCACATTTTCTTGGGCTTTTCCAAGTGTGGCCGCTATGTCCTCTCGTACACCAGCAGCAGCGGGGATGACGACTTCTCCTTCTACATCTACCACCTCTACTGGTGGGAGTTCAACGTCCACAGCAAGCTCAAGCTG GTCCGGCAGGTGCGACTCTTCCAGGATGAGGAGATCTACAGTGACTTGTACCTAACTGTGTGCGAGTGGCCCAGCGACGCCTCCAAGGTCATCGTCTTTGGCTTCAA CACGCGCTCTGCCAACGGCATGCTCATGAACATGATGATGATGAGCGACGAGAACCACCGCGACATCTACATCAGCACCGTGGCTGTGCCGCCGCGGGGCCGCTGCACTGCCTGCCAGGATGCCAGCCGGGCCCACCCAG GTGACCCGAGCGCGCAGTGCCTGCGGCACGGCTTCATGCTGCACACCAAGTACCAGGTGGTCTACCCCTTCCCCACCTTCCAGCCCGCCTTCCAGCTCAAGAAGGACCAGGTGGTGCTGCTCAACACCAGCTACTCCCTGGTGGCCTGTGCCGTCTCCGTCCACTCTGCAG GTGACAGCAGCTTCTGCCAGATCCTGTATGATCACACCGCCTCCCCCCTGGCCCCGCCCACCCATCCTGGGCCCCGGAGCCCAGAGGTGTCCCCCACCCTCCCCAGCCTCAGTCCTGAGACGGCCCCGACCCGGCCCTCCGGGGCCCCTGAGCCCTCGCCTGCCATCGCCAAAGCCAAGGAGTTTGTGGCTGACATCTTCCGCAGGGCCAAAGAGGCCAAAGGGGGGACCTCTGAGGAAACCCGGCCGCCCCCCTGCCCAGGGCCCTCCGCCAGCCGCTGCCGCCCAGCCTCCGATCCCCCAGTCCCAAGTGGGGAGGCAGTGCCTAGGGACAGCCCCCCAGCCGCGGAGGCCCCCGCCCCCGAGCCCGGCTACGTCAACTACACCAAGCTGTACTACGTGCTGGAGTCCGGAGAAGGTGCCGAGCCCGAGGACG AGTTCGAGGATGACAAGATCTCCTTGCCCTTCGTGGTGACCGATCTCCGGGGCCGCAACCTACGGCCCATGCGGGAGCGGACCGCTGTCCAG GGCCAGTATCTGACAGTGGAGCAGCTCACATTGGACTTCGAGTACGTCATCAACGAGGTCATTCGCCATGATGCCACCTGGGGCCACCAGTTCTGCTCTTTCAGTGACTATGACATAGTCATTCTGGAG GTCTGCCCCGAAACCAGCCAGGTCCTCATCAACATTGGCCTGCTGCTCCTGGCCTTCCCCTCCCCCAGTGAGGAGGGCCAGCTCCG ACCAAAGACTTATCACACCAGCCTCAAGGTGGCATGGGATCTCAATACGGGCATCTTTGAGACCGTCAGTGTGGGTGACCTCACTGAGGTCAAAGGGCAGACCAG CGGCAGCGTCTGGAGCTCCTACCGCAAGAGCTGCGTGGACATGGTCATGAAGTGGCTGGTGCCTGAGAGCAGTGGCCGCTATGTCAACAGGATGACCAATGAGGCTCTGCACAAAG GTTGCTCCCTGAAGGTCTTGGCTGACAGCGAGCGGTACACGTGGATTGTGCTGTGA
- the Dcaf15 gene encoding DDB1- and CUL4-associated factor 15 isoform X2 has product MAPSSKSERNSGAGSGGGGPGGAGGKRAAGRRREHVLKQLERVKISGQLSPRLFRKLPPRVCVSLKNIVDEDFLYAGHIFLGFSKCGRYVLSYTSSSGDDDFSFYIYHLYWWEFNVHSKLKLVRQVRLFQDEEIYSDLYLTVCEWPSDASKVIVFGFNTRSANGMLMNMMMMSDENHRDIYISTVAVPPRGRCTACQDASRAHPGDPSAQCLRHGFMLHTKYQVVYPFPTFQPAFQLKKDQVVLLNTSYSLVACAVSVHSAGDSSFCQILYDHTASPLAPPTHPGPRSPEVSPTLPSLSPETAPTRPSGAPEPSPAIAKAKEFVADIFRRAKEAKGGTSEETRPPPCPGPSASRCRPASDPPVPSGEAVPRDSPPAAEAPAPEPGYVNYTKLYYVLESGEGAEPEDEFEDDKISLPFVVTDLRGRNLRPMRERTAVQGQYLTVEQLTLDFEYVINEVIRHDATWGHQFCSFSDYDIVILETKDLSHQPQGGMGSQYGHL; this is encoded by the exons ATGGCGCCCAGCTCGAAATCGGAGCGGAACAGCGGGGCCgggagcggcggcggcggccccGGGGGAGCCGGAGGAAAGCGGGCAGCGGGGCGGCGGCGGGAGCACGTCCTCAAGCAGTTGGAGCGGGTGAAG ATCAGCGGGCAGCTCTCCCCTCGCCTTTTCCGGAAGCTGCCACCCAGGGTCTGTGTGTCCCTCAAGAACATTGTGGATGAGGATTTTCTCTACGCAGG GCACATTTTCTTGGGCTTTTCCAAGTGTGGCCGCTATGTCCTCTCGTACACCAGCAGCAGCGGGGATGACGACTTCTCCTTCTACATCTACCACCTCTACTGGTGGGAGTTCAACGTCCACAGCAAGCTCAAGCTG GTCCGGCAGGTGCGACTCTTCCAGGATGAGGAGATCTACAGTGACTTGTACCTAACTGTGTGCGAGTGGCCCAGCGACGCCTCCAAGGTCATCGTCTTTGGCTTCAA CACGCGCTCTGCCAACGGCATGCTCATGAACATGATGATGATGAGCGACGAGAACCACCGCGACATCTACATCAGCACCGTGGCTGTGCCGCCGCGGGGCCGCTGCACTGCCTGCCAGGATGCCAGCCGGGCCCACCCAG GTGACCCGAGCGCGCAGTGCCTGCGGCACGGCTTCATGCTGCACACCAAGTACCAGGTGGTCTACCCCTTCCCCACCTTCCAGCCCGCCTTCCAGCTCAAGAAGGACCAGGTGGTGCTGCTCAACACCAGCTACTCCCTGGTGGCCTGTGCCGTCTCCGTCCACTCTGCAG GTGACAGCAGCTTCTGCCAGATCCTGTATGATCACACCGCCTCCCCCCTGGCCCCGCCCACCCATCCTGGGCCCCGGAGCCCAGAGGTGTCCCCCACCCTCCCCAGCCTCAGTCCTGAGACGGCCCCGACCCGGCCCTCCGGGGCCCCTGAGCCCTCGCCTGCCATCGCCAAAGCCAAGGAGTTTGTGGCTGACATCTTCCGCAGGGCCAAAGAGGCCAAAGGGGGGACCTCTGAGGAAACCCGGCCGCCCCCCTGCCCAGGGCCCTCCGCCAGCCGCTGCCGCCCAGCCTCCGATCCCCCAGTCCCAAGTGGGGAGGCAGTGCCTAGGGACAGCCCCCCAGCCGCGGAGGCCCCCGCCCCCGAGCCCGGCTACGTCAACTACACCAAGCTGTACTACGTGCTGGAGTCCGGAGAAGGTGCCGAGCCCGAGGACG AGTTCGAGGATGACAAGATCTCCTTGCCCTTCGTGGTGACCGATCTCCGGGGCCGCAACCTACGGCCCATGCGGGAGCGGACCGCTGTCCAG GGCCAGTATCTGACAGTGGAGCAGCTCACATTGGACTTCGAGTACGTCATCAACGAGGTCATTCGCCATGATGCCACCTGGGGCCACCAGTTCTGCTCTTTCAGTGACTATGACATAGTCATTCTGGAG ACCAAAGACTTATCACACCAGCCTCAAGGTGGCATGGGATCTCAATACGGGCATCTTTGA